In Papaver somniferum cultivar HN1 chromosome 1, ASM357369v1, whole genome shotgun sequence, a genomic segment contains:
- the LOC113334482 gene encoding oil body-associated protein 2A-like — MSSSDEFPGVVPSRSDGNDTPGKPLTVGSQMIDKGAQMLQSLKPIKQVNQHVCTFAMYSHDMTRQIQTHHYVTRINQDFLQCAVYDSDSTTARLIGVEYIVSDRIFESLAAEEQKLWHSHAYEIKAGLWMNPRVPEMIQKSELQDLAKSYGKFWCTWQVDRGDVLPLGAPSLMMSPQEVNLGMLKPELLKRREDKYKVSNESLMQSRAGIEVPEKIKTNADYWKNAGKGSAIDIEQTPEMKLITPFP; from the exons ATGTCTTCGAGTGATGAATTCCCAGGAGTAGTACCAAGCCGTAGTGACGGAAATGATACACCAGGAAAACCATTAACAGTGGGATCACAAATGATAGATAAAGGTGCACAAATGCTTCAGTCTTTGAAACCAATCAAACAGGTCAATCAACATGTTTGTACCTTTGCTATGTATAGCCACGATATGACTCGTCAAATCCAGACTCACCATTACGTCACTCGTATTAATCAAGATTTTCTTCAGTGTGCTGTTTATGATTCTGATTCTACTACTGCTCGTCTCATCG GTGTGGAATATATTGTGTCGGATCGGATCTTTGAATCGTTAGCTGCTGAGGAACAAAAGCTTTGGCATTCTCATGCGTACGAG ATTAAAGCAGGTTTGTGGATGAATCCTAGAGTTCCTGAGATGATACAAAAGTCAGAACTGCAAGACCTGGCCAAATCTTATGGCAAGTTTTGGTGCACGTGGCAGGTTGATAGAGGTGATGTTCTTCCGCTGGGTGCGCCATCACTGATGATGTCACCACAAGAAgtgaatctagggatgctgaagCCTGAGTTGTTGAAAAGGAGAGAAGACAAGTATAAAGTATCAAATGAAAGCCTGATGCAGTCAAGGGCTGGGATTGAGGTACCAGAGAAGATAAAAACAAATGCGGATTACTGGAAGAATGCAGGGAAAGGATCCGCTATTGATATCGAACAAACTCCTGAGATGAAACTGATTACTCCTTTTCCATGA
- the LOC113309686 gene encoding serine/threonine-protein phosphatase 5-like, which translates to MDTKRAEELKVLANEAFKGNKYNQAIDLYTQAIEINSQNGVYYANRAFAHTKLEEYGSAIQDATKAIEVDPKYSKGYYRRGAAYLAMGKFKDALKDFQQVKKICPNDPDATKKLKECEKAVMKLKFEEAIAVHGSEKCSVAESIDFHTIEVEPQYTGARIEGEVVTLDFVKKMLDDFKNQKSLHRRYAYQIVLQTREMLRALPSLVDVSIAEGKHFTVCGDVHGQFYDLLNIFELNGLPSEDNPYLFNGDFVDRGSFSLEVILTLFAFKCMSPSGIHLARGNHESKNMNKIYGFEGEVKSKLSEAFIELFAEVFCCLPLAHVLNGKVFIVHGGLFSVDGVKLSDIRKIDRFCEPPEEGLMCELLWSDPQPLPGRGPSKRGVGLSFGGDVTKRFLQENNLDLVVRSHEVKDEGYEIEHDGKLITVFSAPNYCDQMGNKGAYIRFEAPDMKPNIVTFSSVPHPDVKPMAYANNFLRMFS; encoded by the exons GAAACAAATATAATCAAGCCATTGACTTGTATACTCAAGCGATTGAGATAAATAGCCAGAATGGTGTTTACTATGCAAATCGTGCATTTGCGCACACGAAACTTGAGGAATATGGGAGTGCTATCCAGGATGCCACGAAGGCTATCGAAGTTGATCCTAAATATTCAAAG GGTTACTACCGGCGAGGTGCAGCATATCTTGCAATGGGAAAATTTAAGGATGCTCTGAAAGATTTTCAACAG GTCAAGAAAATATGTCCCAATGATCCTGATGCTACTAAGAAGTTGAAGGAATGTGAGAAGGCTGTGATGAAGCTTAAGTTTGAAGAAGCCATTGCTGTACATGGCTCAGAAAAATGCTCAGTAGCTGAATCCATTGATTTTCACACTATAG AGGTGGAGCCACAGTATACTGGTGCCCGAATAGAGGGGGAAGTTGTGACCTTGGATTTCGTGAAGAAAATGTTGGATGACTTCAAAAACCAGAAATCATTACACAGAAG gtatgcataccaaatTGTATTGCAAACAAGAGAAATGTTGCGTGCCTTGCCTTCCTTGGTTGATGTTTCAATAGCAGAGGGAAAACATTTCACTGTTTGTGGTGATGTGCATGGTCAG TTTTATGATCTGTTGAACATATTTGAGCTCAATGGTCTCCCTTCAGAAGATAATCCTTACTTATTTAATGGTGACTTCGTTGATAGAGGATCCTTTTCTCTTGAGGTCATTCTTACACTATTTGCGTTCAAGTGCATGTCTCCATCAG GAATTCATCTAGCTAGAGGTAACCATGAGAGCAAGAACATGAACAAGATTTATGGTTTTGAAGGCGAGGTAAAATCAAAGTTGAGCGAGGCTTTTATTGAACTCTTTGCCGAAGTGTTCTGTTGTCTACCCTTAGCACATGTCTTGAATGGGAAAGTTTTCATAGTTCATGGAGGGCTTTTTAGTGTTGATGGGGTGAAACTTTCCGACATTAGGAAAATTGATCGATTCTGTGAACCTCCAGAAGAAG GTTTGATGTGTGAGTTGCTATGGAGTGATCCGCAACCTCTTCCTGGTCGAGGCCCCAGTAAACGAGGTGTAGGTCTTTCTTTTGGTGGAGATGTCACAAAGAGATTTTTGCAAGAGAACAACCTAG ATCTAGTGGTTCGATCTCATGAAGTGAAGGATGAAGGATATGAGATTGAGCATGACGGTAAACTTATTACTGTGTTTTCTGCTCCAAATTACTGTGATCAG ATGGGTAATAAAGGTGCTTATATAAGGTTCGAAGCCCCTGATATGAAGCCAAACATCGTCACTTTCTCTTCTGTG CCTCATCCAGATGTCAAGCCGATGGCATATGCGAACAACTTCCTCCGGATGTTCTCTTGA